In the genome of Pelagibacterium nitratireducens, one region contains:
- a CDS encoding S9 family peptidase yields MTALQTAPLTFETLYSEPSIIGTLPLGACWSADGKKLAFLWNDAGHTFRDIWIWEKDGKRVSRRTRLGIDRTSGEARGISELAWIGSDRLAFVLDGQLYSVESDGAIGPLAIGAAVVRSLVTSPSGDRLAFIAGSSLMTIAVSGTTRADPLVMGTGFVGIESFKWSSDGKQIVFVESDDTNTRKIEIAYDARGEARRDRFTRAFPGDLLTRRRIGLIDVAGGEPLWFERPDAEDAIWGYGLSPDGNALFISSSVLSIKTHTVYMFDVRSGVRTVHYSAHDAFKIRPDWQVEFAPDGRTLIILTDRDGFNHLHSLPTAGAALEPITAGAWEIAEFAVDAANGTIYFVSNASHPAERQIYSVPLTGGPVSQLTRAAGIHVPIYAPDFSAFADLFSNDMTPPELFVRALPDASDDHQITRSPRPEFADHNWAEVRYVPFQSHIDGAELVARVMLPANFEPDGSHPMVVGSVYSDGLLNQWGGRAAHPSWGIDQYLASRGFVVVSPEIRGSFGRGRDWNRPMLNSYGSQDIEDIADCVKALVDLGYADGRRVGLWGSSYGGLMTLMSLFKKPGFYAAGFAGAPATNVWHAYPEQGWIMGLTEGDDFVDRYRAQSALFHSKDLQDPLMILHGTKDEVVLYADTIALVEKLIAQNKKFELVTLPGTGHAWAKQDLALTRFAYGKLADFFEKTLKGSR; encoded by the coding sequence ATGACTGCCCTTCAAACTGCCCCGCTGACCTTCGAAACCCTCTATAGCGAGCCCAGCATCATCGGCACCCTGCCCCTTGGCGCATGCTGGTCGGCGGATGGCAAAAAGCTGGCGTTTCTCTGGAACGATGCCGGCCACACCTTCCGCGATATCTGGATCTGGGAAAAGGATGGCAAGCGCGTTAGCCGACGCACCCGGCTTGGCATCGACAGGACCAGCGGCGAAGCCAGGGGCATTTCCGAACTCGCCTGGATCGGATCGGACCGCCTTGCCTTTGTCCTGGACGGACAACTTTATAGTGTCGAAAGCGATGGCGCCATTGGCCCGTTGGCGATCGGCGCGGCGGTTGTGCGCTCGCTTGTCACGAGCCCCTCTGGGGATAGGTTGGCCTTTATTGCCGGCTCATCATTGATGACAATCGCGGTATCGGGCACCACGCGAGCTGACCCTCTCGTAATGGGCACTGGTTTTGTGGGCATCGAATCCTTCAAATGGTCGTCCGACGGCAAACAGATTGTCTTCGTCGAGTCCGATGACACCAACACCCGAAAAATCGAAATTGCCTATGATGCCAGGGGCGAAGCCCGAAGGGACCGGTTCACCCGCGCTTTTCCGGGGGATTTGCTGACGCGCCGCAGGATCGGTCTCATCGACGTCGCGGGCGGAGAGCCCCTGTGGTTCGAACGTCCCGATGCCGAAGACGCAATCTGGGGTTATGGCCTGTCGCCCGATGGAAATGCGCTGTTCATCAGCAGCAGCGTTCTCTCGATCAAAACGCATACCGTCTACATGTTCGACGTGCGATCGGGGGTGCGGACCGTCCATTATTCGGCGCATGACGCCTTCAAGATTCGCCCCGATTGGCAGGTCGAGTTTGCCCCCGACGGCAGGACGCTGATTATCCTGACTGATCGCGACGGGTTCAATCATCTCCATAGTCTCCCCACCGCGGGCGCGGCCCTTGAGCCCATCACGGCCGGCGCCTGGGAGATCGCCGAATTCGCCGTCGATGCCGCCAATGGCACCATCTACTTTGTCTCCAACGCGTCGCATCCGGCGGAACGCCAAATCTATTCGGTGCCGCTGACTGGAGGCCCTGTTTCGCAACTGACGCGAGCCGCAGGAATTCACGTGCCCATCTATGCGCCGGATTTCAGTGCATTTGCCGACCTGTTCAGCAACGACATGACCCCGCCGGAGCTCTTCGTTCGGGCCCTTCCGGACGCGTCCGACGACCACCAGATTACCCGGTCGCCGCGCCCCGAATTTGCCGATCACAACTGGGCCGAAGTGCGCTATGTGCCGTTCCAGAGCCACATCGATGGCGCCGAACTTGTGGCAAGGGTCATGCTTCCCGCCAATTTCGAGCCCGATGGCAGCCACCCCATGGTTGTTGGCTCTGTCTATTCCGACGGGCTTCTTAATCAGTGGGGCGGACGGGCGGCCCATCCCAGCTGGGGCATCGATCAGTATCTGGCCTCACGTGGTTTCGTGGTGGTAAGCCCGGAAATCCGCGGCAGCTTCGGGCGGGGCCGCGACTGGAACCGCCCCATGCTCAACAGCTATGGAAGCCAGGACATCGAGGATATTGCAGACTGCGTCAAAGCCCTCGTCGATCTGGGCTATGCCGATGGGCGGCGTGTCGGCCTTTGGGGGTCGAGCTATGGCGGACTGATGACGTTGATGTCGTTGTTCAAAAAGCCCGGATTTTATGCCGCCGGCTTTGCCGGCGCACCCGCCACCAACGTCTGGCACGCTTATCCCGAACAGGGCTGGATCATGGGGCTGACAGAGGGCGATGACTTTGTCGACCGCTACCGCGCCCAGTCGGCGCTGTTCCACAGCAAGGACCTTCAAGATCCCCTGATGATCCTGCACGGGACCAAGGATGAAGTGGTTCTTTATGCCGATACCATCGCCCTGGTCGAAAAGCTGATCGCGCAGAACAAGAAGTTCGAACTCGTAACGCTGCCCGGGACGGGGCACGCCTGGGCAAAGCAGGATCTGGCGCTGACGCGCTTCGCCTATGGAAAGCTTGCCGACTTTTTCGAAAAGACCCTGAAGGGCTCCAGGTAA
- a CDS encoding pentapeptide repeat-containing protein → MTGEMDARDFKEFIRLGQFEKIERARVTGEVSFRGEEIPRNLRLLYVTFLGPVDFGDARISGSLDLTGCWFGRTLSLSNAMIDGELILDDVVVESTAQNGKAGDYDRAVVGTALDASGLRVTGRLSGAFLSVVGFADFSHARIDANAAFLAFEIRRSFAMSGLTVGGDLHLTAGYRSGATTKGFVAGNLDAANVSVRGNVFIAGVHINGNLNLWSADISGNFWLTPAVFKGSEAVASVVRGDMHLGASTVRGHVQFESVQIDGVLKLYSVDIGPLRIKHANDADAGPLGRRGCRLGGMWALGARIRGDALLYNLEVSGFGVGGERAVDLSQATIEGNLRLWAPGQFLEEGMRVTNGADMPEDRQSLIVGDIDLSGCSIGGDCNLTNLQVDGAVLLDDAEVTGDVLFQSAVSLLDSLQTQERHRDLYNRLVQHALEDRTGKPMARVRRLSMVMLRCHNDVDLSGLTLRATEAEVRSHSGYGTIDAHDITVAGHLWQYRTVGHQRWQQIAGGDVGIRPPNSDAQIPGSADFSGSKVWHMCLSGASFQTPVTRREDAETVERERGLILAGAKINELEITPLSSRHIFPIPINLADTAVTLWNLHDADDNRFTRYKSLLESDATFRRSTYLAAESSLRNRGHEAEADAIYREMVRRGHRERVRRRFWPSLLEITMVGVPAMLISMTLQLDLLVILATILIAALLSRPLVAFVRWLLWDWLLGFGTRPIRIGVVILIFLIISFAAVYLDSRNIGPTIGAEVATPDSPSYPQRWDLWDGAAITLRVHVPLANWGVRDDWQLADAPERSLYFAQTRVEGVRPEDYGMLMMILNFLAWPPFLAFALRRAFRFAS, encoded by the coding sequence ATGACCGGCGAAATGGACGCACGCGACTTCAAGGAGTTCATACGGCTCGGCCAGTTCGAAAAGATTGAACGCGCGCGCGTCACAGGCGAAGTGAGTTTTCGCGGCGAGGAAATTCCCCGCAACCTTCGCCTTCTCTACGTTACATTTCTGGGACCCGTCGATTTTGGCGACGCCCGGATTTCGGGGTCGCTGGACCTGACCGGATGCTGGTTTGGACGCACATTGAGCCTGTCCAATGCAATGATCGATGGTGAACTCATCCTTGACGATGTGGTCGTGGAGTCGACGGCCCAAAACGGGAAAGCCGGCGACTACGATCGGGCGGTCGTCGGGACTGCGCTCGATGCAAGCGGACTTCGGGTGACCGGTCGGCTCAGCGGCGCATTCCTTTCGGTGGTCGGTTTCGCCGATTTCTCTCACGCCAGGATCGACGCCAATGCAGCGTTCCTGGCCTTCGAGATCCGCAGATCCTTTGCGATGTCGGGGCTCACTGTCGGCGGCGATCTGCACCTGACGGCAGGCTATCGCTCAGGCGCTACAACAAAGGGCTTTGTCGCGGGCAACCTTGACGCCGCAAATGTTTCTGTGCGGGGCAATGTGTTCATTGCCGGTGTCCACATCAACGGCAATCTCAATTTGTGGTCGGCCGATATCAGCGGCAATTTCTGGCTGACCCCTGCCGTTTTCAAGGGAAGCGAGGCCGTGGCTTCGGTTGTTCGCGGTGACATGCATCTCGGCGCCAGCACGGTGCGCGGCCACGTCCAATTCGAATCCGTGCAGATCGATGGGGTGCTCAAACTCTATTCGGTGGACATCGGACCCTTGCGCATCAAGCACGCCAACGATGCCGATGCCGGACCTCTGGGACGCCGGGGGTGTCGACTCGGTGGAATGTGGGCGCTGGGCGCCAGGATCCGGGGAGACGCGCTTCTATACAATCTCGAGGTTTCCGGATTCGGCGTCGGCGGGGAGCGGGCGGTGGATCTCTCGCAGGCTACCATCGAAGGCAACCTTCGGCTTTGGGCGCCCGGCCAATTCCTCGAGGAGGGCATGAGGGTCACCAATGGAGCCGACATGCCCGAGGACCGGCAGAGCCTGATCGTGGGCGACATCGACCTTAGCGGCTGCTCGATCGGAGGCGACTGCAATCTCACCAATCTGCAGGTTGACGGAGCCGTACTGCTGGACGATGCGGAAGTAACAGGTGACGTGCTGTTTCAGTCAGCTGTCTCTCTGCTTGACTCGCTACAGACCCAGGAGCGCCATCGCGACCTCTACAACCGGCTGGTGCAGCATGCGCTCGAGGACAGGACCGGGAAGCCAATGGCGCGGGTCAGGCGTCTTTCAATGGTCATGTTGCGTTGCCACAATGATGTCGATCTCAGTGGCCTGACGTTGCGGGCGACGGAGGCCGAAGTCCGCAGCCATAGCGGCTACGGCACCATCGACGCTCACGACATCACAGTGGCCGGTCACCTGTGGCAGTACCGGACCGTGGGGCATCAGCGCTGGCAGCAGATTGCGGGCGGCGATGTCGGTATCAGGCCGCCGAACTCGGATGCACAGATACCGGGCAGCGCCGACTTCTCGGGATCGAAGGTCTGGCACATGTGCCTTTCGGGCGCCAGCTTCCAGACCCCGGTTACCAGAAGAGAGGATGCCGAAACGGTTGAGCGCGAACGCGGGCTCATCCTGGCGGGTGCCAAGATCAATGAACTCGAGATCACCCCGCTTTCGAGCCGGCACATCTTTCCCATTCCCATCAACCTGGCCGATACGGCCGTTACGCTGTGGAATCTGCACGACGCTGACGACAACCGGTTCACACGCTACAAGTCACTGCTCGAGAGCGATGCCACCTTCAGGCGCTCGACCTATCTCGCCGCTGAGTCCAGCCTGCGCAACAGAGGCCATGAAGCCGAGGCCGACGCTATCTACCGGGAAATGGTCAGACGTGGCCACAGGGAGCGCGTTCGCCGCCGTTTCTGGCCCTCTCTGCTCGAAATCACCATGGTGGGCGTTCCGGCCATGCTGATCTCAATGACCCTGCAGCTCGACTTGCTGGTCATCCTCGCCACAATACTGATTGCCGCGCTGCTGTCGCGGCCGCTGGTGGCCTTTGTGCGCTGGCTGTTGTGGGACTGGCTGCTGGGATTCGGAACGCGACCCATAAGGATCGGCGTCGTGATCCTTATTTTCCTGATTATCTCGTTTGCCGCGGTCTATTTGGATTCGCGGAATATCGGGCCCACAATCGGCGCCGAGGTTGCGACCCCCGATAGCCCCTCGTACCCGCAGAGGTGGGACTTGTGGGACGGCGCCGCCATAACGCTGCGCGTCCATGTTCCACTGGCAAATTGGGGGGTGCGCGACGACTGGCAACTGGCCGACGCTCCCGAGAGGAGCCTGTATTTCGCACAAACGCGCGTCGAAGGGGTCAGGCCGGAAGATTACGGCATGCTCATGATGATTCTGAACTTTTTGGCGTGGCCGCCCTTTCTCGCATTTGCCCTGCGCCGCGCCTTCCGCTTCGCATCCTAA